The following proteins come from a genomic window of Scomber japonicus isolate fScoJap1 chromosome 4, fScoJap1.pri, whole genome shotgun sequence:
- the dedd gene encoding death effector domain-containing protein isoform X1: protein MTSQQPQLPNAALPPQLAHNSSPQQARPHIHANQLDSSHSSGPLDHRALTGRPGCSGAAANSSEATNRNVSASCHNSSSSRRDGSFEPWPEEAVDNSHGLYSLHRMFDIVGAQLTHRDVRVLSFLFVDVIDEYERGGIRSGRDFLLALERQGRCDETNFRHVLQLLRIITRHDLLPYVTLRKRQAVCPDPVDKYLEETSVRYISPRGAVQSRDAAPHRRTGPQPVICCSSSGPHVGPPRTKPATPVSNRKRKRSHSSADCREKQTCDIRLRVRAEYCQHESALQGNVFSNKQEAVERQFERFNQANTILKSRDLGSIICDIKFSELTYLDAFWRDYINGSLLEALKGVFITDSLKQAVGHEAIKLLVNVDEEDYQAGRRKLLRNLVTSGGALPGSSKDCVS from the exons atgacatcacagcagccTCAGCTCCCCAATGCTGCTCTTCCTCCCCAGCTCGCCCACAACTCCTCTCCTCAGCAGGCCCGGCCTCACATTCACGCTAATCAGCTGGACTCGAGTCACAGCAGTGGCCCCCTGGACCACCGAGCTCTGACGGGCAGGCCCGGCTGCTCCGGCGCGGCCGCAAACAGCAGCGAGGCCACTAACAGGAACGTTTCGGCCTCCTGCCACAACTCCAGCTCGTCCAGAAGAGATGGGAGCTTCGAGCCTTGGCCCGAGGAAGCGGTGGACAACTCCCACGGGCTGTATTCACTCCACCGCATGTTTGACATAGTGGGAGCCCAGCTGACTCATAGGGACGTCAGGGTACTGTCGTTTCTGTTTGTGGACGTGATCGACGAGTACGAGCGAGGCGGCATCAGGAGTGGAAGGGATTTCCTGCTTGCCTTAGAGCGCCAGGGTCGCTGCGACGAGACCAACTTCAGACACGTGCTCCAGCTTCTGAGGATTATCACCCGCCACGACCTGTTACCTTATGTCACACTCAGGAAACGACAGGCCG TGTGTCCAGACCCTGTTGACAAGTATCTGGAAGAGACATCAGTACGTTACATTTCACCCAGAGGAGCAGTACAGAGCAGGGACGCAGCGCCTCACAGAAGGACtg GTCCTCAGCCAGTCATTTGCTGTTCCTCGTCAGGACCTCATGTTGGCCCACCCAGAACAAAGCCAGCTACTCCTGTATCCAACCGCAAACGGAAGAGAAGTCATTCCtcagctgactgcagagagaagcaaaCATGTG ATATTCGCCTACGGGTTCGTGCTGAATACTGCCAGCATGAATCTGCGCTTCAGGGCAATGTCTTCTCCAACAAGCAGGAGGCAGTGGAGCGGCAGTTCGAGCGCTTCAACCAGGCCAACACTATCCTTAAATCCCGAGACTTGGGCTCCATCATCTGTGACATCAAATTCTCCGAGCTTACCTACTTGGATGCCTTCTGGAGGGACTACATTAACGGATCATTGCTAGAGGCCCTTAAAGGGGTCTTCATTACAGATTCCCTAAAACAGGCTGTGGGCCACGAGGCTATAAAACTGTTGGTCAATGTAGACGAGGAGGACTACCAGGCGGGTCGACGCAAACTGCTCCGTAATTTGGTCACAAGTGGAGGGGCTCTCCCAGGAAGTAGCAAAGACTGTGTGTCTTAG
- the dedd gene encoding death effector domain-containing protein isoform X2, whose product MTSQQPQLPNAALPPQLAHNSSPQQARPHIHANQLDSSHSSGPLDHRALTGRPGCSGAAANSSEATNRNVSASCHNSSSSRRDGSFEPWPEEAVDNSHGLYSLHRMFDIVGAQLTHRDVRVLSFLFVDVIDEYERGGIRSGRDFLLALERQGRCDETNFRHVLQLLRIITRHDLLPYVTLRKRQAGPQPVICCSSSGPHVGPPRTKPATPVSNRKRKRSHSSADCREKQTCDIRLRVRAEYCQHESALQGNVFSNKQEAVERQFERFNQANTILKSRDLGSIICDIKFSELTYLDAFWRDYINGSLLEALKGVFITDSLKQAVGHEAIKLLVNVDEEDYQAGRRKLLRNLVTSGGALPGSSKDCVS is encoded by the exons atgacatcacagcagccTCAGCTCCCCAATGCTGCTCTTCCTCCCCAGCTCGCCCACAACTCCTCTCCTCAGCAGGCCCGGCCTCACATTCACGCTAATCAGCTGGACTCGAGTCACAGCAGTGGCCCCCTGGACCACCGAGCTCTGACGGGCAGGCCCGGCTGCTCCGGCGCGGCCGCAAACAGCAGCGAGGCCACTAACAGGAACGTTTCGGCCTCCTGCCACAACTCCAGCTCGTCCAGAAGAGATGGGAGCTTCGAGCCTTGGCCCGAGGAAGCGGTGGACAACTCCCACGGGCTGTATTCACTCCACCGCATGTTTGACATAGTGGGAGCCCAGCTGACTCATAGGGACGTCAGGGTACTGTCGTTTCTGTTTGTGGACGTGATCGACGAGTACGAGCGAGGCGGCATCAGGAGTGGAAGGGATTTCCTGCTTGCCTTAGAGCGCCAGGGTCGCTGCGACGAGACCAACTTCAGACACGTGCTCCAGCTTCTGAGGATTATCACCCGCCACGACCTGTTACCTTATGTCACACTCAGGAAACGACAGGCCG GTCCTCAGCCAGTCATTTGCTGTTCCTCGTCAGGACCTCATGTTGGCCCACCCAGAACAAAGCCAGCTACTCCTGTATCCAACCGCAAACGGAAGAGAAGTCATTCCtcagctgactgcagagagaagcaaaCATGTG ATATTCGCCTACGGGTTCGTGCTGAATACTGCCAGCATGAATCTGCGCTTCAGGGCAATGTCTTCTCCAACAAGCAGGAGGCAGTGGAGCGGCAGTTCGAGCGCTTCAACCAGGCCAACACTATCCTTAAATCCCGAGACTTGGGCTCCATCATCTGTGACATCAAATTCTCCGAGCTTACCTACTTGGATGCCTTCTGGAGGGACTACATTAACGGATCATTGCTAGAGGCCCTTAAAGGGGTCTTCATTACAGATTCCCTAAAACAGGCTGTGGGCCACGAGGCTATAAAACTGTTGGTCAATGTAGACGAGGAGGACTACCAGGCGGGTCGACGCAAACTGCTCCGTAATTTGGTCACAAGTGGAGGGGCTCTCCCAGGAAGTAGCAAAGACTGTGTGTCTTAG